The following proteins come from a genomic window of Schistocerca gregaria isolate iqSchGreg1 chromosome X, iqSchGreg1.2, whole genome shotgun sequence:
- the LOC126297795 gene encoding uncharacterized protein LOC126297795 isoform X1, whose protein sequence is MMSRVVCAVVLVLAVQLADAQSNYDSQANNVEYIDNGLPPSATLDGKVTKLDDLSPEITLNRTKGTLYCGSGSMDITLKFKEPFFGIAYADFDRNSACQVAGKGATTYRLELPLKGCGTIQEPQRVFTNNIVVRFHPGLEMDGDEIITIVCRYPPPVAPPPAALPAPILSPTTPAAVEPPLSGFQILLIICAILFLSLLLLGLGCSYVCLKRRNLAVVRRHPLTASGTGSEITKLSGSSLGNISMFEGLKIPRAHATAGSTSGSDAALILEHSDTLPSDYPSESPSSAHSEAEDVDTRSLRRPSTVSSAGSGYENKAFVQHAEGGSSFYSEAQVNVVPPPPLPEPKFDVSVRVKRAAPSPPAPTPPPSDVESTMSIQARNLTTILEQREGSFTDIPPPVSSATTFSYVPELHPPPPPAKYAQTPPVYSRILRRQQDMHQTREMTNETLSQRSIPDNDNWSQGEDFVDSPQRRMSISSGRSLASLNTLNTEMTDTRSMSEIVDNSHKRFTSETNVAPPPPPPPPIVPSRHYTSELDITPATTLELIEPPVVAEPRPQITSHVVDDVFLRTITEKRTIEDVERHRRQVTEYHTKPQPPVNPKWDVVIRNYPAPGTHSGAPGDESAPEWESFSEASSVSGAPLTPVAERHQAQMHIERQYTTTLEVPPKDPTVPNWDVLIRVLNPPPVTETTQPLVSEGPVETSEAVLTIEDREKWRQIITTESTLRTLLTEATVREDYERIRKDQRYEKLFEPKKWDVIIRVLTPPEKPSYDQRTSSSSNQRYKRKTDWDTRSRRSSLPTLYEYDSDGGSSVRTLVADTTGHPAGPARFRRPSRSSVRSDMDVRSMTEVMVDFARPDIADTLSDASSYYRPGSRHSGTAGVSDDEDYGPHGSLVRSTSQPSLARSASEFTEQWVAPVGRRGWSGDVSSPEHSPRSSRSATLREPITAREMLFSRTTVRETYTKEWYGDADSEASFK, encoded by the exons GTGACGAAGCTGGACGATCTTTCTCCAGAGATAACGCTGAATCGGACTAAGGGTACGCTGTACTGCGGGTCGGGCTCCATGGATATCACCCTCAAGTTCAAGGAGCCCTTCTTCGGCATTGCGTACGCTGATTTCGACAGGAATAGCGCATGTCAAGTGGCCGGCAAGGGCGCCACCACGTATCGTCTCGAGCTGCCACTCAAGGGCTGCGGAACTATACAG GAACCGCAGCGAGTGTTCACGAACAACATCGTGGTGCGCTTCCACCCGGGGCTGGAGATGGATGGCGACGAGATCATCACAATCGTGTGCCGTTACCCGCCGCCCGTAGCACCACCGCCTGCCGCTTTGCCGGCTCCCAT CTTGTCACCGACGACGCCGGCGGCGGTGGAGCCGCCGCTTAGCGGCTTCCAGATCTTGCTCATCATCTGCGCCATCCTCTTCCTGTCGCTGTTGCTGCTCGGCCTGGGCTGCTCCTACGTCTGCCTGAAGCGGCGTAACCTGGCCGTGGTGCGCAGGCACCCGCTCACCGCGTCGGGCACCGGCTCCGAGATCACCAAGCTGTCCGGCTCCAGCCTGGGCAACATCTCCATGTTCGAGGGGCTGAAGATCCCGCGCGCGCACGCCACGGCAGGCAGCACCTCCGGGTCCGACGCGGCGCTCATCCTGGAGCACTCGGACACGCTGCCCAGCGACTACCCGTCCGAGTCGCCCAGCTCGGCGCACTCGGAGGCGGAGGACGTGGACACGCGCTCGCTGCGCCGCCCCAGCACCGTCAGCTCCGCCGGCTCCGGCTACGAGAACAAGGCGTTCGTGCAGCACGCCGAGGGCGGCTCCAGCTTCTACTCGGAGGCGCAAGTGAATGTGGTGCCGCCCCCGCCTCTTCCAGAGCCCAAGTTCGACGTGTCGGTGCGAGTGAAGCGGGCCGCCCCGTCTCCGCCCGCGCCCACGCCGCCTCCTTCCGACGTCGAGAGCACCATGAGCATCCAGGCCCGCAACCTCACCACCATCCTAGAACAGCGCGAGGGCTCCTTCACCGACATCCCTCCTCCTGTCTCCAGCGCGACTACCTTCTCCTACGTTCCCGAGCTCCACCCTCCGCCACCACCTGCCAAGTACGCCCAAACCCCACCAGTCTATTCCCGAATCCTCCGTCGCCAACAAGATATGCACCAGACTCGCGAAATGACCAACGAGACCCTGTCCCAGAGGTCGATTCCCGATAATGACAACTGGTCTCAGGGAGAAGATTTTGTCGATTCCCCGCAGCGCCGCATGTCTATCTCCTCTGGTAGGTCGCTGGCGAGCCTCAACACCCTCAATACTGAGATGACTGACACGAGATCGATGTCCGAAATTGTCGATAATTCTCACAAACGCTTCACTAGCGAGACCAACGTCgcgcctcctcccccacctcctcctcctatcGTCCCATCGAGACACTATACGAGCGAGTTGGACATCACGCCTGCTACCACACTGGAACTGATAGAACCTCCGGTGGTAGCAGAGCCGCGGCCACAGATCACTTCCCACGTCGTCGACGACGTCTTCTTGCGTACTATCACCGAGAAGCGTACTATCGAAGACGTGGAGCGCCACCGTCGCCAAGTGACAGAATACCACACCAAACCGCAACCGCCGGTGAATCCCAAATGGGACGTCGTCATCCGCAACTACCCGGCACCCGGTACGCACTCGGGCGCTCCCGGAGACGAGTCTGCTCCGGAATGGGAAAGTTTCTCGGAGGCTTCCTCCGTATCCGGTGCTCCACTCACGCCTGTAGCCGAACGGCACCAGGCACAAATGCATATCGAACGCCAGTACACGACCACGTTGGAGGTGCCTCCGAAGGATCCGACAGTGCCCAACTGGGACGTGCTCATTCGCGTGCTCAACCCGCCTCCCGTCACCGAAACTACACAGCCACTCGTCTCGGAAGGCCCAGTCGAAACGAGCGAAGCTGTACTCACTATCGAAGACAGAGAGAAGTGGAGGCAGATAATTACTACGGAGTCGACACTACGTACACTTCTCACAGAAGCCACCGTCCGTGAGGATTACGAGCGTATCAGAAAAGACCAACGGTACGAGAAGTTATTCGAGCCGAAGAAGTGGGACGTGATTATAAGAGTCCTGACTCCACCAGAGAAGCCCTCTTACGACCAACGCACCTCCAGCTCCTCGAACCAGCGCTACAAGCGCAAAACTGACTGGGATACGCGCAGCCGGCGTAGCTCGCTCCCGACGCTGTACGAATACGACTCTGACGGTGGGTCGTCGGTGCGAACGCTCGTCGCCGACACGACTGGGCACCCGGCAGGGCCGGCGCGCTTCAGGAGGCCTTCCAGGTCCAGCGTCAGATCGGACATGGACGTCCGCTCCATGACGGAAGTGATGGTGGACTTCGCGAGGCCGGACATAGCGGATACGCTGAGCGACGCCAGCTCCTATTACAGGCCCGGGTCGCGACACTCGGGCACTGCAGGCGTGTCCGACGACGAAGATTACGGGCCGCACGGCAGTCTGGTTCGCTCTACCAGCCAGCCGTCGCTCGCCCGGTCCGCGTCCGAGTTCACCGAACAGTGGGTGGCGCCCGTCGGCCGAAGGGGCTGGTCCGGTGACGTCAGCAGTCCCGAGCACTCTCCGCGCTCCTCACGTAGCGCCACCCTGCGCGAACCCATCACTGCCAGGGAGATGCTCTTCTCGCGAACCACCGTCAGAGAAACTTACACGAAAGAGTGGTACGGAGATGCTGACAGCGAAGCGAGCTTCAAATGA
- the LOC126297795 gene encoding uncharacterized protein LOC126297795 isoform X2 → MSRVVCAVVLVLAVQLADAQSNYDSQANNVEYIDNGLPPSATLDGKVTKLDDLSPEITLNRTKGTLYCGSGSMDITLKFKEPFFGIAYADFDRNSACQVAGKGATTYRLELPLKGCGTIQEPQRVFTNNIVVRFHPGLEMDGDEIITIVCRYPPPVAPPPAALPAPILSPTTPAAVEPPLSGFQILLIICAILFLSLLLLGLGCSYVCLKRRNLAVVRRHPLTASGTGSEITKLSGSSLGNISMFEGLKIPRAHATAGSTSGSDAALILEHSDTLPSDYPSESPSSAHSEAEDVDTRSLRRPSTVSSAGSGYENKAFVQHAEGGSSFYSEAQVNVVPPPPLPEPKFDVSVRVKRAAPSPPAPTPPPSDVESTMSIQARNLTTILEQREGSFTDIPPPVSSATTFSYVPELHPPPPPAKYAQTPPVYSRILRRQQDMHQTREMTNETLSQRSIPDNDNWSQGEDFVDSPQRRMSISSGRSLASLNTLNTEMTDTRSMSEIVDNSHKRFTSETNVAPPPPPPPPIVPSRHYTSELDITPATTLELIEPPVVAEPRPQITSHVVDDVFLRTITEKRTIEDVERHRRQVTEYHTKPQPPVNPKWDVVIRNYPAPGTHSGAPGDESAPEWESFSEASSVSGAPLTPVAERHQAQMHIERQYTTTLEVPPKDPTVPNWDVLIRVLNPPPVTETTQPLVSEGPVETSEAVLTIEDREKWRQIITTESTLRTLLTEATVREDYERIRKDQRYEKLFEPKKWDVIIRVLTPPEKPSYDQRTSSSSNQRYKRKTDWDTRSRRSSLPTLYEYDSDGGSSVRTLVADTTGHPAGPARFRRPSRSSVRSDMDVRSMTEVMVDFARPDIADTLSDASSYYRPGSRHSGTAGVSDDEDYGPHGSLVRSTSQPSLARSASEFTEQWVAPVGRRGWSGDVSSPEHSPRSSRSATLREPITAREMLFSRTTVRETYTKEWYGDADSEASFK, encoded by the exons GTGACGAAGCTGGACGATCTTTCTCCAGAGATAACGCTGAATCGGACTAAGGGTACGCTGTACTGCGGGTCGGGCTCCATGGATATCACCCTCAAGTTCAAGGAGCCCTTCTTCGGCATTGCGTACGCTGATTTCGACAGGAATAGCGCATGTCAAGTGGCCGGCAAGGGCGCCACCACGTATCGTCTCGAGCTGCCACTCAAGGGCTGCGGAACTATACAG GAACCGCAGCGAGTGTTCACGAACAACATCGTGGTGCGCTTCCACCCGGGGCTGGAGATGGATGGCGACGAGATCATCACAATCGTGTGCCGTTACCCGCCGCCCGTAGCACCACCGCCTGCCGCTTTGCCGGCTCCCAT CTTGTCACCGACGACGCCGGCGGCGGTGGAGCCGCCGCTTAGCGGCTTCCAGATCTTGCTCATCATCTGCGCCATCCTCTTCCTGTCGCTGTTGCTGCTCGGCCTGGGCTGCTCCTACGTCTGCCTGAAGCGGCGTAACCTGGCCGTGGTGCGCAGGCACCCGCTCACCGCGTCGGGCACCGGCTCCGAGATCACCAAGCTGTCCGGCTCCAGCCTGGGCAACATCTCCATGTTCGAGGGGCTGAAGATCCCGCGCGCGCACGCCACGGCAGGCAGCACCTCCGGGTCCGACGCGGCGCTCATCCTGGAGCACTCGGACACGCTGCCCAGCGACTACCCGTCCGAGTCGCCCAGCTCGGCGCACTCGGAGGCGGAGGACGTGGACACGCGCTCGCTGCGCCGCCCCAGCACCGTCAGCTCCGCCGGCTCCGGCTACGAGAACAAGGCGTTCGTGCAGCACGCCGAGGGCGGCTCCAGCTTCTACTCGGAGGCGCAAGTGAATGTGGTGCCGCCCCCGCCTCTTCCAGAGCCCAAGTTCGACGTGTCGGTGCGAGTGAAGCGGGCCGCCCCGTCTCCGCCCGCGCCCACGCCGCCTCCTTCCGACGTCGAGAGCACCATGAGCATCCAGGCCCGCAACCTCACCACCATCCTAGAACAGCGCGAGGGCTCCTTCACCGACATCCCTCCTCCTGTCTCCAGCGCGACTACCTTCTCCTACGTTCCCGAGCTCCACCCTCCGCCACCACCTGCCAAGTACGCCCAAACCCCACCAGTCTATTCCCGAATCCTCCGTCGCCAACAAGATATGCACCAGACTCGCGAAATGACCAACGAGACCCTGTCCCAGAGGTCGATTCCCGATAATGACAACTGGTCTCAGGGAGAAGATTTTGTCGATTCCCCGCAGCGCCGCATGTCTATCTCCTCTGGTAGGTCGCTGGCGAGCCTCAACACCCTCAATACTGAGATGACTGACACGAGATCGATGTCCGAAATTGTCGATAATTCTCACAAACGCTTCACTAGCGAGACCAACGTCgcgcctcctcccccacctcctcctcctatcGTCCCATCGAGACACTATACGAGCGAGTTGGACATCACGCCTGCTACCACACTGGAACTGATAGAACCTCCGGTGGTAGCAGAGCCGCGGCCACAGATCACTTCCCACGTCGTCGACGACGTCTTCTTGCGTACTATCACCGAGAAGCGTACTATCGAAGACGTGGAGCGCCACCGTCGCCAAGTGACAGAATACCACACCAAACCGCAACCGCCGGTGAATCCCAAATGGGACGTCGTCATCCGCAACTACCCGGCACCCGGTACGCACTCGGGCGCTCCCGGAGACGAGTCTGCTCCGGAATGGGAAAGTTTCTCGGAGGCTTCCTCCGTATCCGGTGCTCCACTCACGCCTGTAGCCGAACGGCACCAGGCACAAATGCATATCGAACGCCAGTACACGACCACGTTGGAGGTGCCTCCGAAGGATCCGACAGTGCCCAACTGGGACGTGCTCATTCGCGTGCTCAACCCGCCTCCCGTCACCGAAACTACACAGCCACTCGTCTCGGAAGGCCCAGTCGAAACGAGCGAAGCTGTACTCACTATCGAAGACAGAGAGAAGTGGAGGCAGATAATTACTACGGAGTCGACACTACGTACACTTCTCACAGAAGCCACCGTCCGTGAGGATTACGAGCGTATCAGAAAAGACCAACGGTACGAGAAGTTATTCGAGCCGAAGAAGTGGGACGTGATTATAAGAGTCCTGACTCCACCAGAGAAGCCCTCTTACGACCAACGCACCTCCAGCTCCTCGAACCAGCGCTACAAGCGCAAAACTGACTGGGATACGCGCAGCCGGCGTAGCTCGCTCCCGACGCTGTACGAATACGACTCTGACGGTGGGTCGTCGGTGCGAACGCTCGTCGCCGACACGACTGGGCACCCGGCAGGGCCGGCGCGCTTCAGGAGGCCTTCCAGGTCCAGCGTCAGATCGGACATGGACGTCCGCTCCATGACGGAAGTGATGGTGGACTTCGCGAGGCCGGACATAGCGGATACGCTGAGCGACGCCAGCTCCTATTACAGGCCCGGGTCGCGACACTCGGGCACTGCAGGCGTGTCCGACGACGAAGATTACGGGCCGCACGGCAGTCTGGTTCGCTCTACCAGCCAGCCGTCGCTCGCCCGGTCCGCGTCCGAGTTCACCGAACAGTGGGTGGCGCCCGTCGGCCGAAGGGGCTGGTCCGGTGACGTCAGCAGTCCCGAGCACTCTCCGCGCTCCTCACGTAGCGCCACCCTGCGCGAACCCATCACTGCCAGGGAGATGCTCTTCTCGCGAACCACCGTCAGAGAAACTTACACGAAAGAGTGGTACGGAGATGCTGACAGCGAAGCGAGCTTCAAATGA